The genomic DNA CTTGGCTTATGAGCTTTGGGGCGTGAAAAAAGACGGCGGTGTGTTCGATCAATTCAGCGGTGCAACCATCACACCGCGCATCGTTGTGGCGGCTGTCAAAGAGGGCTTGGATTTTTTCCACAACAACCAAGCCAAATTGTTCGCAGCTCCAAAACCTGTCGAGGTCAAACCTGCTGAAGACGGAGAAAAACAATGAGCGATCTGACTCCGGAAGCAGAAGTTGAAGAAGACGCACCTGCGCGCGAAAAGCACGACTACAAAACCATCGCAATGGACGGGTTTTGGGACAACAACGTTGTGTTTTCCCAACTGTTGGCGCTGTGCCCTCTTCTGGCGGTTACGGGCACAGCGACCAATGGTCTCGGCATGGGATTGGCGTCTACGGCTGTGATGATTGGTTCTGGCTTTGCCATTGCGGCGCTTCGCGGCGTCATTCCGTCGGACGTGCGCATCCCTGCGTTTATCTTGGTGATCGCGACGTTGGTGACGTTGGTCGATATGGCTATGAACGCCTGGGTGCACGAACTGCACAAAGTCTTGGGCCTGTTTATCCCGCTGATCGTGACCAACTGCGCCATCTTGGGCCGAGCAGAAATTTTTGCCTACAAAAAGCCCATTGCGCCGTCAACGTTTGACGGCTTGATGATGGGCGTCGGGTTTACCTTCGTCCTGGTCGTTTTGGGCGCCGTGCGCGAAGTTTTGGGCGCAGGCACCTTATTTGCCGGAGCGTCTTTGTTGCTGGGTGATGCGTTTAAGGTCATCGAAATGAACATCCCCGAATTTGACGGCATGCTGTTGTTTGCCCTGCCGCCCGGCGGGTTCATCGTTTTGGGTTTCTTGCTGGCCGGCAAACGCGTTTTGGACGAACGTATGACGGAATGGCGCGATGGCCGCAAAGCTATTCAGAACGACACGCCCGCGTGTCACACGGTCTAATTATTGGAGGTACTGATCCATGATCATCGGTGTCGCTTATGCCAAAGCTTCTCAGCAAGTTTGGACCAACATTGAACTTCCCGACGGTGCAACGGTGAAAGACGCCATCGAAGCTTCTGGCATTTTGGGTAAGTTCCCCGAAATCGATTTGGAAGAACAAGAGGTCGGTGTGTTCGGCAAGCTGACCAAGTTGGATGCTGCCCTGAACGATGGTGACCGGGTCGAAATTTACCGCCCCATCATCGCCGACCCCGATATGGTGGAACGTCGCGACCAATAATCATGCCCTTGCCCCCGCCCACATTGGAAGATTACGTGCGTTTGTTCGAGCCCTATGGCGAGGATTTAAGCACGGCTTATCTCAAACCCAATGACGAACGCTATCTGTTTGTCTTTGAGCAGGCCGTTCGTATGTTGGCGACACCGTCCCAATTCAACGCTTCGCTGCCCCGCCCGTTCTGCATCACGGCACAGAAGTACCTCGCAGGCGATGAGCGCACCACGCGGCACATGAACTACCCTGAGAACCAGCATTTTATGTTGAGCGACTTATATGATTTTGTGATGCTTAAAAAAGCGCGAGCAAAACACAGCTCAAACGAACACGATCAAGAAGCTTGAGCCTTCACTCTCTTCACCATCATGTCGGCTAAGGTGTAGCTATCCAGAACATTCATGAAGCTTTTGCGCGCTTCGGCGAACACACCCGTCAAACGGCAATCCCCCATTAAGGGACATTTGCTGGTTTCAGGGTCGAAACATTCTTGAATGTTCATGTGAGGCTCAGTCAATTTGACAACTGCCGCAATGCTTATGTCTTCAGGCGCCTTCGCCAACCGGACACCACCCGATTTCCCACGCACCGTTTTGATGTAACCATTGGCACCGAGGTTGTGCACGACTTTGACCATGTGATTTCGCGAAACACCATAGTGTTCGGAAATCTCTGTTACAGTCACCAAACGGCCCGGTTGATCTGCAATGTAGAGCAGCGCGCGCAACGAAAAGTCGGTGTAAGATGTCAATTGCATGCCAGGAGTATAGAGCTCTTCATCAAGCTTTCAACACAACTGTTATAGGTTGATGACCACTAATTCACACAGGCTTTGGTGATGGCCGTTCCGAGTGCCAAACTGTCACCGTTAGATATGATTTTCAAATCAATCAAAACAAGACGGCAAATGTCCAGCACGAAACAAAGAGCCCTGGACGCTCTGTCTCGAACGCGTTTCATAACGCTCAACAACAAGCCTCTACAGGGGGTAAGAAAGGCTGGTTTGCATAACGGATTTGTGAATAAAAAAACGCCCGCAAAGCGAATTTTGCCTGCGTTTTCTTGCATTTTCTAACCGATTTAATGCGCAGCAGCACCTTCCGCGCCTAGCCCCGTTTGCCACCGTCTTCAAATTGACAGTCGAAATTCCAGTATTTTCGAAAGTGACTCGTTTTAAGGAGAGATGGTGCGGGCGGCCGGACTTGAACCGGCAAGGCCTTGCGGCCGACAGATTTTAAGTCTCGACTGTGCACAGTAACATATTGATACAAAAAGCGTATTTCCAGCACACGAAAAACTGTATCGAAACAGTGTACTGAACGATCATTATTTGAATAGCGTGAGAATTACCGACACGAACGTATCAAGTGCGGGTACAGACAAAAGTGTAAAGCCAATCGCATAAAAAGCAACTGCTGCATGACGAACGTAATAGTTTTGATCTGTTAAAGCAGCATACTCTTCTGCCATAACATAAGCTGTACCCCCACTATACAAATCCTCATGCCTTTCGACATAATGAGCAATAGTCAACTCAATATCTTTTCTCTGACCATCCGTTTCAATGTGCTTATCAATTAAATTTGCAAACACTTCCTGGTAATCACTAAACACAAGACTACCATTTTTTTGAGCTTCGGCCTTGCCATTTTCCTTTTCCTCGCATGTTTCAAAAAATACAAACGAAGTTAGATTATATTTATCTGAAAGATAGCTTTCGTATTCATTCTGCAAAATCTCTTGGCGCAAATCCCGCGCCATATTTTTTGTAGTGACACGTTCTTCGTGCTCAACATACTCAGATTTTGATCCAAAGAGTTTAATCAGCTTAGGGCAAAAGAGCTGGAATAAAATTGATCCCACTGCAATGGACGTTAGCCCAAAGTAAAACAGGTATAAGCGATAACTTATTTCCAAGTCTGCGTTACCGCTATAACCTAGGAGGTGAAGCAGTGGTGACTGACCAATAATGTCAGCAGACATTGCGGCTAGCTCAATCAACTTTTTATTGAAAAGTATAAAATACCCAAAAAGAGGGATGAGAACTGTCGACTTAACTAGTCGAGAGTTACCCAAACGTCGCAACTCCGTCCAATCGCTCAGTTGACGCAAGAACACGAGATAGACGCCAGTGGTTCCGTTTCGTTTGTATGTGAACCTACGGAAAAATTTAGCGAGGTACATTATCAATGCTCTAAGTAAATGGTGCGGGCGGCCGGACTTGAACCGGCAAGGCCTTGCGGCCGACAGATTTTCTTACCAACTACGACTTTCGTCGCCACGAAATAGTGTTTGTGGCCTGGACTTTCTCTTCACCATAACATCTCGCCTTAGGTGCTGCCCGTCAAGTCTCTACACGTTCCCATTGATGGGCTTCGCTCGGGATTGCCATGTCAAAATTGACGAAAGGTTTCCCCGAATTTGAGCAGTTCTACTCCCACCGTTTCCGATGGGGCACTCAATTTTTCATAAGTCTGTTGTGTTTACCAATTTCACCACGCCCGCATAATTTTTAATGCTGCAAGAAAAACAACATTATTCATCCACGAAGCTAGAACATATCTCCTGTACTAACTGTACCATAACTGTACTACGTCAATTTTACAACAAAATCAATAACTTAATGCAAAAAATATATTTTTTAAGTCTGTTGTGTTTACCAATTTCACCACGCCCGCATAAGGCCTAAGAATCGGTCCCCCGAACCTATTCAAAGCGAGCCCGAGTTGCAAGATCGAGTTGCACGGAACGGCTTATTTCAGCTCATCACCCTCGGTTTCACCGCGAATAACGTCACCGCCCACCGATTCGATCAGCTCCACCAAAGCCTCACACGCCACGTCTACCGGCGCTTCGTCTTCGCCGCGGACTACCAAATTGGTGCCAAACTTGCCCATTTTCAAAAACGGGTAGGAGCCAATGTCCACATCCGGGTGGGCTTTTTGCACGTCGCCCAGCTCAATCGCAATCATGCCTTCCGATATTCCGATGGTCGAAACCGTCTTCGAAACCAAAATTTTCCCACCCGCAAGGGTCCCTTTGATGCCGTCGAACATGGCCTGGGCGATTTTGGGCACGCCCGCCATGACATAAACGTTTTCCACGCGAAAGCCCGGCGCGACCGAGACGGGGTTATCGATAAGCTCCGCCCCGACAGGGGTTCTGGCCATCATCATGCGCGCTGGGTTGGCGCGGTCGCCGTAGTGGGCGAGCAAACGCCGCTCGGCTTCTGGGTTGATGCCGAAATCGAGCCCAAAGGCTTTGGCCACGCACGCGGCGGTAATATCATCGTGGGTCGAACCGATCCCGCCTGTGGTGAAGACATAAGTGTACTTCGCCCGGCAATGGTTGAGGGTTTCGATAATGACCTCTTCCACATCGGGAATAACCCGGCATTCTTTGAGCGGGATGCCGACTTTGGTGAGTTCCATCGCCAAATAGTTCAAATTGGCGTCTTTGGTGCGCCCGGACAACACTTCGTTACCGATGATCAGGACGCAAGCGGTGGCATTTTCAGAATTTGTCATGACCTTAATGTAAGAAGAACATCCAAGCTGCGCAATGCGCGGCTTGGCAAGCGCGACCGCGCGCCGGCGCTTATGCGCCGTGAGCCAAGGGGGGCGCAGCCGCCCGCCCGGCGTTTGAGGGGCAACTAAAGATAATCCATCAACATGGCAACCAAAGGAATATCCGCCGGCGGCATGGGCAGTTGGTTTAAGCGGTTGGGCTTCACCCACTGAAGCTCTTGTCCCTCATGCCCCTTCACCGTGCCTGTCCACGTGCGGCAGAGATACAGCGGCATGATCAAATGGAAGCTTTCATAAGCATGGCTCGCAAACGTAAACGGGGCGAGGCAGCTTTCCGAGATATCGATGTCGAGTTCTTCTTTGAGCTCCCGCACCAAGGCGACTTCGGGTGTTTCGTCGTCATGCACCTTGCCGCCCGGAAACTCCCACAGGCCCGCCATGGACTTGCCTTCTGGCCGTTGCGCCATCAACACGCGCCCGTCGGTGTCGATCAAGGCCACAGCCGTGACCAACAGCTTGGGCTTAGCCGCTTCACGGGCGAACCAGTCTTCGGCCTTTTGCACGTAGATCTTGGCCTCGACATTGGCGCAGCGCCCATGCATTTCGGTATTGATGTGGCTGTAGACAAACCCGGCCTTTTCCAGCACCCGGCCGGATGCGGGGTTGTCCGGGTGCACGCCGCCCGCCACTTGGGAGAGTTTGGCGCGTTCGAACGCAAAGCGCACGGCGGCCCGTGAGGCTTCTGTGCCAAAACCTTGGCCCCAAAAGTCTTTTCCCAGCCAATAGCCGAACGTGTTGTCGCCCGTGCCCATGTTCACATCAATGGTGCCGATCACATCGCCTTCGATGCGGCGCTCCATGGCAAAAACATGACGCGTGTTGGCATTGCGGTCCAGCATGACTTTTTCAATAAAGGCCTCGGCATCGCTCAAGGCATAGGGATAGGGCATGCGCTCGGTATAACGGCTGACACCCTCATCATTGCAGAGCTCCACCAAGCGATCCGCATCGGCCTCTGTGAGACGGCGCAGGCGCAAGCGCGGCGTTTCCAGCACCGCGATGTTCACTGGCATCAATGCCGTCATACACCCCTGATCCGACATGGCTTAAGACCTGTAGTCGGCGTTGATGGAGATATAGCCGTGGGTCAAATCGCAGGTCCAAACCGTCGCATGACCATCCGCAATGCCGACGTAGACTTCGATATGGATGTCTTGGCCCTTCATATGCTCGGCCACGGGTGTTTCATCGTAGCCTTCAACCCGCATACCGTCTTCGGTCAACTGAACGCCACCGATGCGGATGCCCAACTTGTCCCGGTCCGCCGCTTCGCCCGCTTTACCGACCGCCATGACGATCCGGCCCCAGTTGGCGTCTTCGCCGGCAATGGCGGTTTTGACCAAGGGGGAATTGGCAATGCACAGACCGATGCGTTTGGCCGCTTGGTCGTCTTCGGCACCTGTGACGTCGATGGTGATGAACTTGGTCGCGCCCTCACCGTCTTTGACCACTTGGTGGGCGAGATCCATCAGCACCTCGTCGAAAGCAGCTTTGAATTCGGCCAAAATCGCATCGTCAGCAGAGCTTGGCGCTTCGTTACCGGCTTGGCCCGTAGCGAACGCCATCACGGTGTCTGACGTCGATGTGTCGCTGTCCACGGTGATGGAGTTGAACGATGCGTCCGAAGACGGGCTCAACAAGTCCTGCAAAACGTTCGCTGGAATGTTGGCGTCGGTGAAGACATAACCCAGCATGGTCGCCATGTCGGGCGCAATCATGCCCGAGCCTTTGACGATGCCGTTGATAACCACGTCCACGCCGCCGATGGAGGCGGTGCGCGACACGCCCTTGGCATAGGTGTCGGTGGTCATAATGGCGTTGGCAGCCGCTTCAAAGCTTGCCGTACCCAGCGCCGCCTTCAAATCGGGCATGACTTGGCACACCAAGTCGTGGGGCAACGGTTCACCGATGACGCCGGTGGAGGCACTGAAGACTTCTTTGGCTTCGCAGCCCACATGTTCGGCGACGGATGCCAGGATGTGGTCCACGCTTTCTTCACCGCGCTTTCCGGTAAACGCATTGGCGTTGCCGCTGTTGACCACCAGGGCGCGGGCATAGCCGCCCGGCAGGTATTCCCGGCATTTCAGCACCGGGGCAGACGCCGTTTTGGATTTGGTGAACACACCCGCGACCGTGGTGCCGGGCGCAAATTCGGCCAGCATGACATCCGTGCGGCCTTTGTACTTCACGCCCGCTTCGACGGTGGCAAAACGCACGCCGGCGATGTCCAACATCTTGGGAAAGCTGTCGGGTGCAAGGGGAGAAATCGTCATTTCCATTGTATTTGTCCGTTTACTCTTGAAGAGCCTTTAAGACTTCTTGGAAGCTCTTCTTTTCAATTTTCGCTTCAGAACGGAGCTGTTCCATAAATTGGTTGCCCAGATCCGTTGACACATCGTTGGTGAGCAGCGTGCGCAGCTCTTGATAATCGGGAAGTGTCAACGGTCGTCGTTCTTCCACCAAAATCACGTGCCAACCGAACCTGGTTTTCACGGGTATTTGGGAATGCTCGCCTGTGTCCAAGACGCTTGCGGCCTCTTCGAACTCTTTAACCATTTGGCCGGGAATGAACCAGCCCAGTTTGCCGCCGTTTGCCTTAGTCGGGCCCGTGGAATGCTTGGACGCCAACTCAGCAAAGTCAGCACCGTCTTCCAGCTCTTCGATCAAGGTTTTGGCGTAATCTTCGTCTTCGACCAAGATGTGACGCGCACGGGTCTCAAAACGATCTTTGATCGCGTCGATCTGTGCAGCGTAGCGTTCTTTGATCATCTCTTCGGTGACGCGCGCGCTGATATGGCGTTCCAACATCATACGCTGCAAAAACTGGTTCGAAGCTTGCTCGACCTTGCGTTTGAATTCCGGGGTCTTGTGATATCCCAATTCCCGCGCTTTGCCCGCTGCTAAATGTACGTTCACCAGTGCTTCCATCAAGATCGGATAGACATCACGCATCGGTGCGACCTGTAATTTGACCGGCAATAGGTTGCGCGCATTATCCACATCAGACAGGCGAATTTCAACGCCGTTCACGGTGGCGACCACCGGATCGGTTTCAACAGTTTGGGCTTCGACCGTCGCCGATGCGGAGAACATCAGCACGGCACAAAGAATGATTCGTTTCAAAAACATCGGTTAAGCTTTTCTCATCACTTCACTTGGCATAAAGCACATCATGTGCGTCTGGACAAGCATTGAGAAGACATCAACGCGAATTTTTCCCTCAAACAGGGCGTGTAGCCCCTTTCTCCTGCCATGACGTGTGTTACCATGGCGCCGCTTTTCACAGGAAGGATGTCAAGGCTTTGACCTTTCGACTTTCAGCACTGATTGTTTGTGCCTTGGGCTTTTGCGCCTGGAGCTCTCCGGCCTGGGCCGGTGACTTTTTGTTCCAGTGGGACAACGACAAGGTTGCCGACACCGACCGCCACTACACCAACGGCATGCGCATCGGTTATGTTCCCGACGACATGTGGGCACCGTTTCAATCCAGCACGGATTTTTTGGTCGCTTGGTTGGGCTTTGGTGGGTTTGGCGATATTGCGCCTGCACAGCGTGCTGACGGTTGGGTGTTCGGTCAGGATATGTACACACCTGAAGACGTCCTGTCCTACACCCCTGACCCCAATGACCGCCCGTATGCAGGCTGGACGTATGTTGGATTGACGTCCTTGGCGCAAACCCAAAATGCTAGCCTGGGCATGGACCAGCAAGACACGCTAGAGGTCGACATTGGCATCGTCGGGCCCGAAGCCCGTGCTGGAGAAACACAAAACTGGTTTCACCGCCAAATCAATGTTGCCGAATCCAATGGCTGGAACAGCCAAATCGGCACAGAACCCGGCCTGCTGATCACACGCACAGTCAAATTGCGCTCCCAAACCTGGGACGACTGGAATGATTGGGGACTGGGTGTGGATGCGATCCCGCACGCAACCGGGCAGCTGGGCAACATCAAAATCGGCGCTTCGGCGGGCCTGACCTTTCGCTTTGGCCAAAACCTCCGCGAAGATTTTGGGCCGATTTACGGCACCTTTGCGATCCCCAGACAGGCCCCGAAATCCTTCGTTTGGGCGTTCTACGCTGGGGCTGAGGGACGCGCGGTCGTGCGCGACATTTTCTTGGATGGCAACACCCTCAAAGACAGCCCGGACGTGGATCGCAATCCGTTTGTCTTGGAAAGCCGCTTCGGGCTCGTCGGCCATGTCCCGGTGCCTGAGGGCTGGGGCCTCAAAGGGGCTCGCATGGACCTCAGCCACGTCATCCGCTCGCGCGAGTTTCGTTCCCAAGACAAAATCGACCGCTACGGCAGTTTCAAGCTGATTTTGAACTTCTAGGCTGGACTGACAGCCGCACCCACAAACGTTTCCGGTCCTGACGTTTGAACAGGCGCGTCTAAATCATCCTCGTCTAAGCTGAAAACCTCCAAGGCACGTGTTTGGCGTTTATACGTTTTGGCGGCCTCTTGCCGGTTGGGATCAAAGGCGTTCGCAAGAATCTCACCCATGCGCGTCATCAAGTCGATATCGGCCTTGACCAAACCGTCCCTCAGGGCCAAGTCCACCATGCGATCCAAAGTCATGCAGGCTTCGGCACCGTGGGCAAAACTGGTGCCTTTGATGCGTGCGCATATGTCATGTGTGACGACGGACAGTCCTTTAAGCGTTTCAGACATATCGCCCGACCGTTCTTGCTCGCCGCACAGCTGGGGTAAAGCCTCTTCTAACATCCAGCCGATTTTGTAGGCCTGGCGCTGAACCATAAACTCATTGATGCGTTGCTTGGCCATAGTCATCAAACGGCGTTCATGATTTTTGCTGATGTGGTCGCTCATGCGGTGATGCAGCGGATTGGGCACATCAATCAGCGGCACGTCCACCGTGCCCGGGCAACATTGGGCAGGCTCCCGCACGGCGCGACGTTATGAAAGCCAGCCCCGTGCAACTGATTAAACAAGTCCGTTCGTAACTCAGAATTTGGTTCGGTGAGCACCACACGAATATTATCAAAATGGGACATGGACATGTCATCTCTCCTTTTGTCGGTCATCGTGGGGCACGATTGCCGACTGTTGAGCATTCCCTTCGCTCTTTTTATTCCAAATCCACTTGCACGCACGCCCAGCAAAGCAGATCGCTTATTTGCCACTCTTAAATTCGTTACGGACCTGCAACATAAAGCCCTTTTCGTTGCATATCCGGAACGATAAAGTCCTTTTTTTAGGGGCACTTAGGTGCCCCTTTTGGATAAGCGTAGTTTTGACCTCTACACACTAAAAGTCAAGTCGCATTGTATGAACTTTATATAAATAAGGTTGTGAGGTCGATTTGTGAGCATCTCATGATTCACTTTATTCGGCCAAAATGAGAGAAAATTGCAGAAGTTGGGCGGGCATGCGTTGACAGACGTCCTTGGCCTCTCTAATTCTGTCTCACCATTGGGGGACCGGGGGCGCTGTTTGCCTTGCGCTCCTTGCCTTTAATCCTACTTCTGAGGCCAGAAAATTCATGCTCGGCGCAATCGCAAAAAAACTCTTCGGCACTGCCAATGACCGTTATGTCAAAGGTCTGAATAAGCTTGTCGATGCCATCAACGCCATTGAGCCCGAGCTGGAGGGGTTGAGCGACGACGAGCTGAAGGCACGCACCGGCTGGCTTCAGGGCCGCCTCAAAGACGGCGAAACCTTGGACGACGTTTTGGTCGACGCCTTCGCCACCGTACGCGAAGCCGCCAAGCGGGTTTTGGAACAGCGCCACTACGACGTGCAGCTGATGGGCGGCATCGTTCTTCACCGCGGTCAAATCACGGAAATGAAAACCGGTGAAGGTAAAACGCTGACGGCTACTTTGTCGGTATACCTGAACGCCTTGGAAGGCAAAGGCGTGCATGTGGTCACGGTCAACGATTATTTGGCCAAACGTGATGCGGAATGGATGGGCGAAGTGTATGGCTTTTTGGGCCTGACGACCTCTTGCGTTGTCCACGGCTTGTCCGACGAAGAACGCAAAGCGGCTTACGGTTGCGACGTCACCTACGGCACCAACAATGAATTTGGCTTCGATTACCTGCGCGATAACATGAAGTTCACGTTGGAAGATATGGTCCAGCGCGAGTTCAACTACGCCATCGTTGACGAGGTCGACTCGATCTTAATTGACGAAGCGCGCACCCCCCTGATCATTTCCGGCGCTGCGGAAGATTCCTCCGCCCTCTACATCGCCGTCAACAACCTGATCCCGAACTTGTCCGCCGCCGATTACGAATCCGACGAAAAAGCCAAATCCGTGACCTTGACCGAAGACGGCAACGAACACGTCGAAAATCTCCTGCGCGAAGCGGGCCTGATGAGCGACGGCAATCTGTATGACTTGGCCAACGTCAACTTGGTCCAACACGTCACCCAGGCTTTGCGCGCGCACAAGATGCACCAGCGCGACACGGACTACATCGTCCAAGACAACCGCGTCGTCATCATCGATGAATTCACCGGCCGCATGATGGAAGGTCGGCGCTATGGCGAAGGTCTGCACCAAGCCTTGGAAGCCAAGGAAGGCGTGCAAATCCAAAACGAAAACCAAACTTTGGCGTCCATCACTTTCCAAAACTATTTCCGCATGTATCCGAAGCTCGCCGGTATGACCGGTACAGCCATGACCGAAGCGGGCGAATTTTCGGAAATCTACACGCTCGAAGTGGTCGAAATGCCGACCCATCGCCCGTGTATCCGCGATGACCAAAACGACGTGGTCTACCGAACGGCCAAAGAAAAATACGACGCCATTGTCGATCTCATCGAAGAATGCCAAGAACGCCAACAGCCTGTCTTGGTCGGTACCGTGTCCATCGAAAAATCGGAATACCTGTCCGGCATTCTCAAAACCAAGAACATCACCCACAACGTCCTGAACGCGCGCCACCACGAACAAGAAGCTTTCATCGTCGGTGATGCGGGCCTTCCGGGTGCGGTTACCATCGCCACCAACATGGCGGGCC from Magnetovibrio sp. PR-2 includes the following:
- a CDS encoding electron transport complex subunit E, yielding MSDLTPEAEVEEDAPAREKHDYKTIAMDGFWDNNVVFSQLLALCPLLAVTGTATNGLGMGLASTAVMIGSGFAIAALRGVIPSDVRIPAFILVIATLVTLVDMAMNAWVHELHKVLGLFIPLIVTNCAILGRAEIFAYKKPIAPSTFDGLMMGVGFTFVLVVLGAVREVLGAGTLFAGASLLLGDAFKVIEMNIPEFDGMLLFALPPGGFIVLGFLLAGKRVLDERMTEWRDGRKAIQNDTPACHTV
- a CDS encoding RnfH family protein, encoding MIIGVAYAKASQQVWTNIELPDGATVKDAIEASGILGKFPEIDLEEQEVGVFGKLTKLDAALNDGDRVEIYRPIIADPDMVERRDQ
- a CDS encoding RrF2 family transcriptional regulator, with protein sequence MQLTSYTDFSLRALLYIADQPGRLVTVTEISEHYGVSRNHMVKVVHNLGANGYIKTVRGKSGGVRLAKAPEDISIAAVVKLTEPHMNIQECFDPETSKCPLMGDCRLTGVFAEARKSFMNVLDSYTLADMMVKRVKAQAS
- a CDS encoding competence/damage-inducible protein A — encoded protein: MTNSENATACVLIIGNEVLSGRTKDANLNYLAMELTKVGIPLKECRVIPDVEEVIIETLNHCRAKYTYVFTTGGIGSTHDDITAACVAKAFGLDFGINPEAERRLLAHYGDRANPARMMMARTPVGAELIDNPVSVAPGFRVENVYVMAGVPKIAQAMFDGIKGTLAGGKILVSKTVSTIGISEGMIAIELGDVQKAHPDVDIGSYPFLKMGKFGTNLVVRGEDEAPVDVACEALVELIESVGGDVIRGETEGDELK
- a CDS encoding (deoxy)nucleoside triphosphate pyrophosphohydrolase → MYVQKAEDWFAREAAKPKLLVTAVALIDTDGRVLMAQRPEGKSMAGLWEFPGGKVHDDETPEVALVRELKEELDIDISESCLAPFTFASHAYESFHLIMPLYLCRTWTGTVKGHEGQELQWVKPNRLNQLPMPPADIPLVAMLMDYL
- the argJ gene encoding bifunctional glutamate N-acetyltransferase/amino-acid acetyltransferase ArgJ gives rise to the protein MEMTISPLAPDSFPKMLDIAGVRFATVEAGVKYKGRTDVMLAEFAPGTTVAGVFTKSKTASAPVLKCREYLPGGYARALVVNSGNANAFTGKRGEESVDHILASVAEHVGCEAKEVFSASTGVIGEPLPHDLVCQVMPDLKAALGTASFEAAANAIMTTDTYAKGVSRTASIGGVDVVINGIVKGSGMIAPDMATMLGYVFTDANIPANVLQDLLSPSSDASFNSITVDSDTSTSDTVMAFATGQAGNEAPSSADDAILAEFKAAFDEVLMDLAHQVVKDGEGATKFITIDVTGAEDDQAAKRIGLCIANSPLVKTAIAGEDANWGRIVMAVGKAGEAADRDKLGIRIGGVQLTEDGMRVEGYDETPVAEHMKGQDIHIEVYVGIADGHATVWTCDLTHGYISINADYRS
- a CDS encoding peptidylprolyl isomerase, which translates into the protein MFLKRIILCAVLMFSASATVEAQTVETDPVVATVNGVEIRLSDVDNARNLLPVKLQVAPMRDVYPILMEALVNVHLAAGKARELGYHKTPEFKRKVEQASNQFLQRMMLERHISARVTEEMIKERYAAQIDAIKDRFETRARHILVEDEDYAKTLIEELEDGADFAELASKHSTGPTKANGGKLGWFIPGQMVKEFEEAASVLDTGEHSQIPVKTRFGWHVILVEERRPLTLPDYQELRTLLTNDVSTDLGNQFMEQLRSEAKIEKKSFQEVLKALQE
- a CDS encoding lipid A deacylase LpxR family protein produces the protein MTFRLSALIVCALGFCAWSSPAWAGDFLFQWDNDKVADTDRHYTNGMRIGYVPDDMWAPFQSSTDFLVAWLGFGGFGDIAPAQRADGWVFGQDMYTPEDVLSYTPDPNDRPYAGWTYVGLTSLAQTQNASLGMDQQDTLEVDIGIVGPEARAGETQNWFHRQINVAESNGWNSQIGTEPGLLITRTVKLRSQTWDDWNDWGLGVDAIPHATGQLGNIKIGASAGLTFRFGQNLREDFGPIYGTFAIPRQAPKSFVWAFYAGAEGRAVVRDIFLDGNTLKDSPDVDRNPFVLESRFGLVGHVPVPEGWGLKGARMDLSHVIRSREFRSQDKIDRYGSFKLILNF
- the secA gene encoding preprotein translocase subunit SecA; the encoded protein is MLGAIAKKLFGTANDRYVKGLNKLVDAINAIEPELEGLSDDELKARTGWLQGRLKDGETLDDVLVDAFATVREAAKRVLEQRHYDVQLMGGIVLHRGQITEMKTGEGKTLTATLSVYLNALEGKGVHVVTVNDYLAKRDAEWMGEVYGFLGLTTSCVVHGLSDEERKAAYGCDVTYGTNNEFGFDYLRDNMKFTLEDMVQREFNYAIVDEVDSILIDEARTPLIISGAAEDSSALYIAVNNLIPNLSAADYESDEKAKSVTLTEDGNEHVENLLREAGLMSDGNLYDLANVNLVQHVTQALRAHKMHQRDTDYIVQDNRVVIIDEFTGRMMEGRRYGEGLHQALEAKEGVQIQNENQTLASITFQNYFRMYPKLAGMTGTAMTEAGEFSEIYTLEVVEMPTHRPCIRDDQNDVVYRTAKEKYDAIVDLIEECQERQQPVLVGTVSIEKSEYLSGILKTKNITHNVLNARHHEQEAFIVGDAGLPGAVTIATNMAGRGTDIQLGGNLDLRIQRELGEDRSDADIDKIKSEIAANKEIAMNAGGLYIVGTERHESRRIDNQLRGRTGRQGDPGASVFFLSLEDDLMRIFGSERIDSMLVKLGLEEGEAIVHPWINKALEKAQQKVEARNFEIRKNLLKFDDVMNDQRKVVYAERKELMSVTDVSNDIVGMRHEMIDDMVSRAIPEKAYPEEWDTELLHEEALRVFGLDLPIADWAKEEGIADQEIRERITDHADRKMAEKVAKYTPEVMRDVEKSLYLQVLDQMWKDHLLSLDHLRQGIGLRSYAQKDPLNEYKREAFGMFEELLANIQDRVTTILSHVELQMMPPEGLAPQGPTNVQEGHQDPAFTPAPVENEPVPEPVESAKNFISATRKGAHERDPNDPSTWGRVGRNEPCPCGSGKKFKQCHGRVA